AGAGAGAATCAGATAGCAATATTAGGGAGcactcctaagcaggtctacgGAGAAGTTTGTCACTTTTATTCAATGGAGTTTACTCCAAGAAAAGTGCTATTAGGATCACAGCCTTAAGGTCACTACCAATGGACATCAGTAAGGTCATCAGGGGAGAGCAAGAAGCAGCTGGACACTCCTAAGCATTCTCCAAATATGACATTCTCATATTTGGAGAATGCTTAGccaatcccacccccccccacccccaatattatGTTCTAATGCTTGATTGCATGGGTTTCTGATTCTTAAAAGCTGCTTTGAAAGCCATTGCGAGctgatataataataaataataaccaTATGGACATCCTTTGAAGGAGGTGTCATAATCTTTGTGATAACACTACTCAAAAGTGTATAAACCTACCTTATACTATGTCAGAGCATTGGGCCATATTGTGCCTCAGTACTATgtagaaatgtcgactgaggggtgacatgatagaggtttacaagattatgcgcgGTATAGTGAAGGTAGAGtatgaagtacttttctccctttctcacaatacaagaacttgtgggcactcaatgaaattgctgagcagttgtgttagaacagataaaaggaagtactccttcaccaagcgtgattaacacatggaattcactgccacgggaaatggtggcagctacaagcatagacagtttcaagaggggactggataaacatatggacagaggtccatcagtagctattagtcacagggtatagatggaactctctgcctggggtagtgatgctctgtattcttggtgctgagggggggctcagttgggagggcttctagtatcttggccccactggtggacctcctgatggcacttggggtttttttggccactgtgtgacacagagtgttggactggatgggcctttggcctgatccaacatggcttctcttatgttcttaggtactTGAGCTGGCATTGGTTCCCAGGCAAAGAACTGTTCTTCTGCTTGAGATTTTATGAATAATGATGCCAGGGAGGGGTTGAATCTGCAattttctgcattcaaagcaaatgctctgccacaaaGCCACTGTCTTTCTCCTGCATAACAATTTCATCTAACAACATGCACATATtcttaaaaagatttttaaaatatataacttttaaaaacaCATATGATAAGTTTTCCAATCAGAGCAATCAAGTCACTTTGCATCTTAAGATTTTCTCTGTCTGTTGGTTTCCTAGAAACCACCAAACAATTACTAGTCCTTACCTCACTCATTATTAAGTATTGTCTACAAGCACCACTTTCCAGTTACCTTAGAGATTAACATCTTTAATGCAGGCACAGTGCTTCAAGAATTTGGGTGTCAGGATGTTTCTCGGTCTCTTGAGATCCTGGAAGATATGCCCTTGAATCTCCAGCACAGTAACTTTGGTGAGACACAAGCTTTGCAGACATTAATTGAAGTCTAAAATGGTGCGTGAAGCAGATGGATTCAAGTCTAAAGTCTTCAGTACACCAGCTGTGATTATTGACAATGGATCCGGGCTCTGCAAAGCTGGGATTTCAGGAGAAGTTGAACCGAGACAAAACATTGCTTCAGTTTTTGGATGCCCCAAAACCAAAGTTACGTTATCCAAAGACAAACAGAGGGAATGTTATGTAGGAAGAGAAGCCCAAAATAAGCGAGAAGCATTGTCACTGAGATACCCAATAGAGTGTGGCATTATAACTTCATGGGATGATATGGAGAAGATCTGGAAGCACATCTATGACAAAGCATTGGGTGTGAGATCCTTCGAGAGACCCTTGCTAATGACTGAGCCTCCTCTGAATCCCCAAGAGAATCGAGCCAAGCTTACTCAGTTGATGTTTGAACGCTTTAAGGTACCTGCCTTCTATCTTTCTGTCCAAGCTATCCTATCTCTGTATGCCTCAGCGCGGTACACTGGGCTTGTGATGGACAGCGGCTATGGAATCAGCCACGCCGTGCCTGTCTATGAGGGGTACTGTCTGCCCCATGCTGTCTCCAGATTGAATATTGGTGGCAGAGATATCACTGAATTCCTGCGGAAATTGCTTCAAGAAAGCGGGCAGTACTACAGGAACTTTCCAGAAGCAAACAGTGTTGTGGAAGACATCAAAGTGAAGTTGTGTTTTGTGTCCCTGGATTCCTACCCTGACCATAAGATGTCAGTGGACCTCCCAAAAGAGTATATGCTACCCGACGGTCACAAAATCAGCATCGGCGATGCTCTCTTTCTAGCACCTGAAATCCTTTTTACGCCAAGTAATGCTGGAAAAACTGGACAGGGCCTTCCCAGAATGATTGCCAGGAGCGTTAAAAAATGTGACCCCAGCATCCGCCAGATGCTCTACGGTAACGTGCTGCTTTCTGGTGGTTCCTCTCTCTTTCCAGGATTAGATGAGAGGATCTTCAAGGGGCTAGAACATAAAGTCCCCCAGGGTGTTCCCATAAAGGTCATATCCCCTCCAGACCGATGGTTCTCAGCTTGGATCGGGGCCTCCATCATTACTTCCCTGAGCACCTTCAAGCGAATGTGGGTCACTGCTGCTGACTACAGAGAGTTTGGGCCAAACATTGTGCAGAGACGCTGCTTTTAAAGAGAACACGGGAATGTATAGCACAGAGGTGCCAGTACTTTAAAACAATGCATCCATCCCTTTCAAAGGGTTAAATTAAAAATGGTTTTTACATGTGCTGGGAAGCTGTGTGGGATGTGTCATTCATTTCCTTGGTCTAGATACCTCATGTTCTTTCATTGTCCTAATCAAAGGAAGGACAGAATGGGGAAATCTCTCTGGCTCCTCTCTTCCACTCTGTAATCCCAGTTAACGTCCCATTGTGAGGCCTTAACAAAGACCCTACAGGTTTTTAGGTGTATTTCTGTAACAGCTATGGGCATTAAGAATGATTCCAAAGTTCTCACCCAAATCCCTGCACTGCTTTGTTTCTGATGAGCATCAATCTTCATTGCTTTATTTCTGAACTTCAGTATGAAGTACGGTGCATGTGCAGTTTGTTCCAGTGTTCAGCTACTTTAGTTCACATGAACCTTTTTCTCTAAAGAACCAGTGTGCACATGAACACTGATAAAGTATTGTGATCTTGGAACGTGTGTATCAAAATTCTTCTTTGGTGGTGTTTTACTAGTGCACAGGAGTGCACGTGAATCAATATTGTAAAAATACTGTACGAAAAGAAGCTTGCTGGAATcatattcatttattatttatttattttattccatttatatcccaccctatcaagcaagtgggctcagggcagctcacaacatatgataaaaacaATGACAATTCATAAACACATCCAATAATTCCATCTAGAATAAATTAGCTAAAATAATACATGATGGCAGCTTGACAGTTCCTAATTACAGTGCATTCAGCtcacaatgccagtagctcacgaagtagaatttttgctcataagactctgcaacttagagggaaaaTTGGTTATGAGTCAACCTACAATGTTCTAAATGAAAAgcactgccactgagctatggctgtACGCAGCTACAAGTCTAAGATAGTGATTTGTCTGGGGAAACTTTGGCCTGTTTGCAACCTACATAACATATTTGGAGCTGCCGAGAATGACATCAAAAGTCTGTAAGTGGGACCCATCTTccaaaggtctcatttattcCAGTATTCGCCAGGTGTCTACTAACTGCTTTTAATTCCTCTTCCACTTTGCCACTGCAGTTGTCCCTCTCAAGAGCACATCATTTGCAACACCCACAGAGCACATTTCAGCATCTGCAATATGTAGCACCATTGATTACAAACAAAAGAATGTCTTTGTGTTGACAAATGTGGACAGTTTATGGACAatgtgcttttcttttttaaaattaccattgttcagtttatttatttttaaaaaatcttcagtgTGATGAGAAGGGATGTGTatgtgtttgcttgtttgtttcaaaattctTGTATTATACAAAGGAAACTGCTGGAGTGGAGAAGCGACAAAAGGCCTGTTTAGACAACAACAGAGCATGTAATCTGCAGACAGAAAATCCTGGTGATTGCCCTGAGATCTCCAGGAAAAATGAAGCTTTGGCCAACAAATAGAGAGTCATTATGGACTTCAGAGAGGGGGAACTGTAGGTCTGACCCATGGAGCACAAGCTGATTGTAATCATAACTATGCTAATCAATCAAACTTGCCTTTTTGACTCAGACACCCAAAATGttgtcttttcctcctcctcccatttttcccaCAATAATCCTATGGTGTAGATTGCACTAAGAGCAGGCTTGTAGCCAtggagggggggtgggttggggcactgccccctgacttccaggaatggccccctgacttccagcacACAGTCAGCTTTtgtcattttctttttgccatgattGAGCTGGCAAAATGTCTTCAGTGGTAGCCAGAACCTGGAGAGCTGAGCAGAGCAcagggcactgcagcagcaaaagcaacaggtttagaggagggaggcagaggaatctgtgtggaatgggctggggaggaggaacagatggagctgctgactGCAAAGTGCCAgaatgggagagagggaggtggaaggacaCGTGCCTGCTAGCACATAAGGTGCAGTctctttttcaaagttttagggttggctgcctcgacttggccacattcagagcctccagcttttaccCCTAACCCAGAAaacttctgagaagtggcaagccctgcagtggatggaaaagggtgccccctgactttttaaaaagccccccaacttgtaaaatcctggctacagccctgactAAGAGATTTTGTTGGCCTAGCATTACTGAACAAACTTCATAATTCCGAGGAAGGATTTAAATCAGGTCTCCCTTACTTTAGCACTCTTCATGatgccagtttaaaaaaaaatcaagtgagaCTTCTGTCTCATTCTTTGCAAAGGTGTACAAAAGTCAAATCTTCTTTCAGTGTCTCTCTTTGACATCACGGTCCTTTTCTGATGTCACTTTTGTGATGAACTCTATAAGCTGAATGGTGTTGATGAGGACAATGCAGGGTACTGCTTTGTGGTCACTCCTTTCTAAACTTGCATGAAGTTTCACTGAAGATGAGAAGATGATTCAGCTTCACTTCTCTGGTGGAGCCTTTTCGGTCTGAATTCATATCCAGATACTGCAAAAGTGAAGGGAAATATGTAATGCTTCCTTGTATTCATGCTACTCTGCCTTCCTGaaaacccttccagaagccaggCAGTCTTCAGTTTTCTACAGTGAACTTCAGTTCTTGAATGTCCTCATCTTCCTAGCTGGCTCCTATTTTCTTGAAGAGGAATGTTTTCTGAAACGTATGTAGCATGTTCATAGGGCTAAAAATATGCACTAGAAAAAGAAGAAACATCACCTTTTGTGACTCTAAGAAATCTAGAACATTGACAGCAGAACATTCTACCAGAGCTCTAAAACACGAGTGGGTGGGAAaacccctcctttctttctttctttttttgcccaAGAATGTCTCACCGCAGAGTACCAGACCTCCCAGCTGTCATTATTGACAATGGATCAGGGATGTGCAAAGCTGGATTGTCTGGAGAGCAGGAACCACGAAGCATTGTAGCTACTGTGATTGGCTACCCGAAGTCTAAATCCATTATGTTTGGGCCTGTTCAGAGGGAATATTACGTTGGTAAAGAAGCTCAAGCCAAGAGGGGCATTTTATCTTTTAAATACCCAGTGGAACATGGCATGGTTACATCCTGGGATGATATGGAAAAGATCTGGAGGCACATATACAGGCATGAGCTCAGGATGAGGGCCAGAGAGAGACCTGTGCTGCTGACGGAGGCCCCTCTAAACCCTGCACCAAACcgagaaagaatgacagaaatCATGTTTGAGCGTTTCCGGGTGCCCGCCATGTTTGTGGGCCTGCAAGCTCTGTTGGCTCTCTATGCCTCAGCTTGCACAACGGGCTTAGTCTTAGATAGTGGGGATGGCGTCACCATGACTGTCCCTGTCTATAAAGGCCATTGTTTGCTTCATGGCATTTCTAGGATGAATTTTGCAGGCCGGGACATCACCAAGTATTTAGCAACACTTCTCTTGGAAAGTGGGCATATCTTTTCAAGTTCAGCTGAGAAGGAGATAGTGAAGGACATCAAAGAAAGCATGTGCTATGTTGCTTTGGACCCTAGACAGGAGAAAGGATCAGTCCATAAATACACTCTCCCAGATGGGAATGCCGTCAAGGTTGGTGACCAACTTCACAGAACTCCAGAATCTCTTTTTAGCCCGACTGATGCAGGAGTCTCATCACCGGGGATCCACGAGATGATCTTGGACAGTATTTCAAAGTGCAATGGGAGCATCCAGCAAAACATCTGGAGCAACGTGTTCATGGCAGGGGGGTCCACTCTCTTTCCTGGTCTAAGTGACAGACTTCTTAAGGAGCTCCAGGCTCTGGCACCCAGGGGCATGCCAGTAAAAGTCACAGCACCAGAAGATAGGATGTATTCTGTCTGGATTGGAGCTTCGGTACTCACCAGTTTGGCTTCATTTAGGGACATGTGGGTGACCCGGCAGGAATACAAAGAGGTCGGCCCAACTGTGTTGCAGAAAAAATGTTTCTGA
The Heteronotia binoei isolate CCM8104 ecotype False Entrance Well chromosome 18, APGP_CSIRO_Hbin_v1, whole genome shotgun sequence genome window above contains:
- the LOC132587196 gene encoding actin-related protein T2-like; its protein translation is MVREADGFKSKVFSTPAVIIDNGSGLCKAGISGEVEPRQNIASVFGCPKTKVTLSKDKQRECYVGREAQNKREALSLRYPIECGIITSWDDMEKIWKHIYDKALGVRSFERPLLMTEPPLNPQENRAKLTQLMFERFKVPAFYLSVQAILSLYASARYTGLVMDSGYGISHAVPVYEGYCLPHAVSRLNIGGRDITEFLRKLLQESGQYYRNFPEANSVVEDIKVKLCFVSLDSYPDHKMSVDLPKEYMLPDGHKISIGDALFLAPEILFTPSNAGKTGQGLPRMIARSVKKCDPSIRQMLYGNVLLSGGSSLFPGLDERIFKGLEHKVPQGVPIKVISPPDRWFSAWIGASIITSLSTFKRMWVTAADYREFGPNIVQRRCF
- the LOC132586859 gene encoding actin-1-like gives rise to the protein MSHRRVPDLPAVIIDNGSGMCKAGLSGEQEPRSIVATVIGYPKSKSIMFGPVQREYYVGKEAQAKRGILSFKYPVEHGMVTSWDDMEKIWRHIYRHELRMRARERPVLLTEAPLNPAPNRERMTEIMFERFRVPAMFVGLQALLALYASACTTGLVLDSGDGVTMTVPVYKGHCLLHGISRMNFAGRDITKYLATLLLESGHIFSSSAEKEIVKDIKESMCYVALDPRQEKGSVHKYTLPDGNAVKVGDQLHRTPESLFSPTDAGVSSPGIHEMILDSISKCNGSIQQNIWSNVFMAGGSTLFPGLSDRLLKELQALAPRGMPVKVTAPEDRMYSVWIGASVLTSLASFRDMWVTRQEYKEVGPTVLQKKCF